TTTCAAGCATTTTTTCAACTTCTTTCTCTTCTCTCACAGCACTATCAACAGGTTTGTAGTTTAATGGGGCAAGTGCTTTACCTCTTAAAATTGATCCAAGAGTAAGCAAAGTAAGTTTAATTTGCTGTATTGGTTTCATTGCAACAACTTTTTTATATAAATAACTATCAAAAGTGAGTCTTTGAACGTCCATATCATCACACATTTCTACAAAAGCTTCTCTAGCAGAATCGTTCCTATAAAATATGTTTTGTAGAATTTCTAGAACCTTATATGTGGCTCCATACTTTTTATCCCATTTTTTTAAGTAATTTTTTAAATCATTTTCTGAAGGTATAATTTCTCCATTTTTTGAAGCTTCAACAATTTCTTCTGCACACATTCTTCCACTTTTTGCAGCAAAATATATTCCCTCTCCAGAACTCTTAGTAACATAACCAGCAGCATCTCCTACTAAAGCCATTCTCCCAACAACTCTTCTAGGCCTAGGATGCTCAGGAATAGGATGAGCCTCTACTTTGATAACCTCCCCATTTACAAGCCTTTTTTTTGCTCTATTCCTTACTCCTTCCTGAAGCCCCTTTATTAAGGATTGATTCTTCTGCATTGTCCCTGTTCCAACGGCAACATGATCATATTTAGGGAATACCCAACCATAAAAGTCAGGAGAGACGTCAGTGCCTACATACATTTCAGCAAGATCTTCATAGTAGCTCATTTCTTCTTTGGGTAATTTAATTCTTTCCTGAAACGCTATAGCTACTTTGTAATCGCCTGCATCCATAGCTTTAGCAACTCTACTATTAGCTCCGTCTGCACCAATTAAAAGGTCTACTGTCAGTTCCTTCAGTTCTCCTTTTTTATCTCCAGATGAATAATCAGAATATGTAAGTTTATATGGACCTTGGTTGTTATTTCCAGTCTCTATTGAAGTAACTAATCCATTTATTAATGTGGCACCAAGATCTGAGGCTCTGTTGCGCATGAAAGCATCCATGACTTCTCTTCTGCACATTCCTATAAATTCATTATCACTTTTGCCATAAACCTTATCTAAACTTATATCTACTTCTCTATTTGAAGGAGAGATCATTCGCATATGCCTTACTTTTCTATCAATAATCGACTCTGGCAAATCAAATTCCTCTACCATACAAAGAGGAATAGCTCCTCCGCAGGGTTTTGCATTGTCTAATTTTCTCTCGAAGAGCCAAGTTTTTATTCCAGATTTAGCAAGTATTTCTGCAGCACATGAACCACTTGGACCCCCTCCAATAACAGCGACCCTCAACATATGA
The window above is part of the Prochlorococcus marinus CUG1415 genome. Proteins encoded here:
- the chlP gene encoding geranylgeranyl reductase, translating into MLRVAVIGGGPSGSCAAEILAKSGIKTWLFERKLDNAKPCGGAIPLCMVEEFDLPESIIDRKVRHMRMISPSNREVDISLDKVYGKSDNEFIGMCRREVMDAFMRNRASDLGATLINGLVTSIETGNNNQGPYKLTYSDYSSGDKKGELKELTVDLLIGADGANSRVAKAMDAGDYKVAIAFQERIKLPKEEMSYYEDLAEMYVGTDVSPDFYGWVFPKYDHVAVGTGTMQKNQSLIKGLQEGVRNRAKKRLVNGEVIKVEAHPIPEHPRPRRVVGRMALVGDAAGYVTKSSGEGIYFAAKSGRMCAEEIVEASKNGEIIPSENDLKNYLKKWDKKYGATYKVLEILQNIFYRNDSAREAFVEMCDDMDVQRLTFDSYLYKKVVAMKPIQQIKLTLLTLGSILRGKALAPLNYKPVDSAVREEKEVEKMLEKYSIKGGIKVKSSKV